From Paenibacillus polymyxa, the proteins below share one genomic window:
- a CDS encoding accessory gene regulator AgrB, producing MYHQLSTWIVDKYFQDEELEAEKRAYVLYYLENILAGTEKILLVLISACLLGVLAETAAMLLSYTVVRRKSFGWHARKSHHCTWVSLLTFVFVPWLLKEVEWNRFFLATLCLLSIILIVRYAPADTECNPLVDPKFRRACRLQAIFLSIVFVFMAIALDFYPWLIFGLFLEAVVITPVFYSIMRRSYANYEQYQEY from the coding sequence TTGTATCATCAATTGTCAACGTGGATCGTTGATAAATACTTTCAAGACGAAGAATTGGAAGCGGAGAAGCGTGCTTATGTGCTTTATTATCTGGAGAACATACTGGCTGGCACAGAAAAAATACTTCTTGTATTGATCAGTGCCTGTTTGCTCGGTGTATTAGCCGAAACGGCTGCGATGCTGCTTTCCTATACAGTGGTCCGGCGAAAGTCCTTTGGCTGGCATGCTCGCAAGTCGCATCATTGCACCTGGGTCAGTCTACTGACCTTTGTGTTTGTTCCCTGGCTCTTAAAGGAAGTAGAATGGAACCGCTTTTTTTTGGCGACGCTCTGTCTGCTTTCTATCATTCTGATTGTCAGATACGCTCCGGCCGATACGGAGTGCAATCCATTGGTAGATCCGAAGTTCAGAAGAGCATGCAGATTACAAGCTATCTTTTTAAGTATAGTGTTTGTTTTCATGGCCATCGCACTAGATTTTTATCCTTGGTTAATATTTGGGCTGTTTCTTGAAGCAGTTGTCATCACACCAGTATTCTATTCCATAATGAGAAGGAGTTATGCCAATTATGAACAATATCAAGAATATTAA